In Persicimonas caeni, a single window of DNA contains:
- the icmF gene encoding fused isobutyryl-CoA mutase/GTPase IcmF — protein MSVSYKKAGEVSNEPITLENNVRFVTAASLFDGHDAAINVMRRIVQGTGAEVIHLGHNRSVAEIVDAAIEEDAQGIAVSSYQGGHIEYFKYMYDLLQERGAGHIKIFGGGGGVIVPPEIEELEAYGIAKIFSPEDGREMGLQGMINSMLVETDYDVTGQGEAPVVDAIRAKDAVALGRAISFAEEGKLDALSLPEVATKAPVVGITGTGGAGKSSLTDEFIRRFLHDFPEKSVAIISIDPTKRRTGGALLGDRIRMNSLKDERTFMRSMATRGSKGELAAAIDDAVKVVQTAGFDLVVVETSGIGQGDADIVDHCDHSVYVMTSEFGASSQLEKIDMLDLADFVVINKYEKAGSLDALRAVRKQVRRNRQLWEADDADLPVFATIASQFGDTGVTAFYQAVMQDAFGEVRDSKWTTEGPVTTKQNEIIPPARERYLAEIAETCRDYRQYVEDQAEVASKLYRLEGAKEELEGSGAEETLRESLARIEDKLSKEAKELLEGWAELQEAYSGDEYVVQIRDREVHFDLTTETLSGTKVKKVALPKYRDWGDRLRWQMLENVPGQFPYTAGVFPFKRRDEHPARMFAGEGTPDRTNKRFHYLSKDEKAKRLSTAFDSVTLYGEDPAERPDIYGKIGNSGVSVCTLEDMKKLYAGFDLADKYTSVSMTINGPAPIILAMFLNTAIDQQVEKFVDDNGREPNPEEYQTIFDETLEVVRGTVQADILKEDQAQNTCIFSTDFALKMMGDIQEYFIDKKVRNYYSVSISGYHIAEAGANPITQLAFTLANGFTYVEYYLARGMDVDDFAPNLSFFFSNGMDPEYTVLGRVARRIWSVAMREKYNANYRSQRLKYHIQTSGRSLHAQEIQFNDIRTTLQALLALFDNCNSLHTNAYDEAITTPTEESVRRALAIQLIINKEFGLAKNENPNQGSFIIEELTDLVEEAVLSEFENISARGGVLGAMERQYQRSQIQEESIKYERKKHSGELPIIGVNTFLPDEEEEQETGELELIRSTEAEKQTQIDNLHSFQEAHADEAQAALDRLKQVALEGGNIFAELMHTVRVASLGQISHALYEVGGQYRRSM, from the coding sequence ATGAGCGTAAGCTACAAAAAAGCCGGTGAAGTCTCTAACGAGCCCATCACCCTCGAGAACAACGTGCGGTTTGTGACCGCCGCGAGCCTCTTCGACGGCCACGACGCCGCCATCAACGTGATGCGGCGCATCGTGCAGGGCACCGGCGCCGAGGTCATCCACCTGGGGCACAACCGGTCGGTGGCCGAGATCGTCGACGCCGCCATCGAGGAAGACGCGCAGGGCATCGCCGTGTCGAGCTACCAGGGCGGCCACATCGAGTACTTCAAGTACATGTATGACCTGCTCCAGGAGCGCGGGGCCGGCCACATCAAGATCTTCGGCGGCGGCGGTGGCGTCATCGTGCCGCCCGAGATCGAGGAGCTCGAGGCGTACGGTATCGCCAAGATCTTCAGCCCCGAGGACGGCCGCGAGATGGGCCTGCAGGGCATGATCAACTCGATGCTCGTCGAGACCGACTACGACGTGACCGGGCAGGGCGAGGCGCCCGTGGTGGACGCGATTCGCGCGAAAGACGCCGTGGCGCTCGGCCGGGCGATCAGCTTTGCCGAAGAGGGCAAGCTCGACGCTTTGTCGCTGCCCGAGGTCGCCACCAAGGCGCCCGTGGTCGGTATCACCGGCACCGGCGGAGCGGGCAAATCGAGCCTGACCGACGAGTTTATCCGACGCTTTCTGCACGACTTCCCCGAAAAGTCGGTCGCCATCATCTCCATCGACCCGACCAAACGCCGCACCGGCGGGGCGCTCCTGGGCGACCGCATCCGCATGAACTCGCTCAAAGACGAGCGCACCTTCATGCGCTCCATGGCCACCCGCGGCTCCAAGGGCGAACTCGCCGCGGCCATCGACGACGCGGTCAAGGTCGTGCAGACCGCCGGGTTCGACCTGGTCGTCGTCGAGACGAGCGGCATCGGGCAGGGCGACGCGGACATCGTCGACCACTGCGACCACTCGGTCTACGTGATGACGAGCGAGTTCGGCGCGTCGAGCCAGCTCGAAAAGATCGACATGCTCGACCTGGCCGACTTCGTGGTCATCAACAAATACGAGAAGGCCGGCAGCCTCGATGCGCTGCGCGCGGTGCGCAAGCAGGTGCGCCGAAACCGCCAGCTGTGGGAGGCCGACGACGCCGACCTTCCGGTCTTTGCGACCATCGCCAGCCAATTTGGCGACACCGGCGTGACCGCGTTCTATCAGGCGGTCATGCAGGACGCCTTCGGCGAAGTCCGCGACTCGAAGTGGACCACCGAGGGGCCGGTCACTACCAAGCAAAACGAGATCATCCCGCCCGCCCGCGAGCGCTACCTGGCCGAGATCGCCGAGACGTGCCGCGACTATCGCCAGTACGTCGAGGACCAGGCCGAGGTCGCCTCGAAGCTGTACCGGCTCGAAGGGGCTAAAGAAGAACTCGAGGGTTCGGGCGCCGAAGAGACGCTCCGGGAGAGCCTGGCGCGCATCGAAGACAAGCTCTCCAAAGAAGCTAAAGAACTCCTCGAAGGGTGGGCCGAGCTGCAGGAAGCCTACTCGGGCGACGAGTACGTCGTGCAGATCCGTGACCGCGAGGTCCACTTCGACCTGACCACCGAGACGCTGTCGGGCACGAAGGTCAAGAAGGTCGCGCTGCCCAAATACCGCGACTGGGGCGACCGGCTGCGCTGGCAGATGCTCGAGAACGTGCCCGGCCAGTTCCCGTACACCGCCGGCGTCTTTCCGTTCAAACGCCGCGACGAGCACCCGGCGCGCATGTTCGCCGGCGAGGGCACGCCCGACCGCACGAACAAGCGGTTTCACTATTTGAGCAAGGACGAGAAGGCCAAGCGCCTGTCGACCGCGTTCGACTCGGTGACGCTGTACGGCGAAGATCCGGCCGAGCGCCCCGACATCTACGGCAAGATCGGCAACTCGGGCGTGAGCGTGTGTACGCTCGAGGACATGAAGAAGCTGTACGCCGGCTTCGACCTGGCCGACAAGTACACCAGCGTGTCGATGACGATTAACGGCCCGGCGCCGATCATCCTGGCGATGTTCCTGAACACCGCCATCGACCAGCAGGTCGAAAAGTTCGTCGACGACAACGGCCGCGAGCCGAACCCCGAAGAATATCAGACGATCTTCGACGAGACGCTCGAGGTCGTGCGCGGCACCGTGCAGGCCGACATCCTCAAAGAAGACCAGGCTCAAAACACCTGCATCTTCTCGACCGATTTCGCCCTCAAGATGATGGGCGACATCCAAGAGTATTTCATCGACAAGAAGGTACGGAATTACTACTCGGTCTCCATCAGCGGCTACCATATCGCCGAGGCCGGGGCGAACCCGATCACCCAGCTCGCCTTCACGCTGGCCAACGGGTTCACCTACGTCGAGTACTACCTGGCGCGCGGCATGGACGTCGACGACTTCGCGCCGAACCTGTCGTTCTTCTTCTCCAACGGCATGGACCCCGAGTACACCGTGCTCGGCCGCGTCGCCCGGCGCATCTGGTCGGTGGCGATGCGCGAGAAGTACAACGCGAACTACCGCTCGCAGCGCCTCAAGTATCACATCCAGACCTCGGGGCGCTCGCTGCACGCCCAGGAGATCCAGTTCAACGACATCCGCACCACCCTTCAAGCGTTGCTTGCACTGTTCGACAACTGCAACAGCCTGCACACCAACGCCTACGACGAGGCGATCACCACGCCCACCGAGGAGAGCGTGCGCCGCGCGCTGGCCATCCAGCTCATCATCAACAAGGAGTTCGGGCTGGCCAAAAACGAGAACCCCAACCAGGGCTCGTTCATCATCGAAGAGCTCACCGACCTGGTCGAAGAGGCCGTGCTGAGCGAGTTCGAGAATATCAGCGCCCGCGGCGGCGTGCTCGGCGCCATGGAGCGCCAGTACCAGCGCAGCCAAATCCAAGAAGAGTCGATCAAGTACGAGCGCAAAAAGCACTCCGGCGAGCTTCCCATCATCGGCGTGAACACCTTCCTGCCCGACGAGGAGGAGGAGCAGGAGACCGGCGAACTCGAGCTCATCCGCTCGACCGAAGCCGAAAAGCAGACCCAGATCGACAACCTGCACAGCTTCCAAGAGGCCCA
- a CDS encoding NifU family protein — MKIEEIEYTPNPNAVKFVLDQQLTLGGMTRSFESLESAEGVPLAKKILEIEHVQSVFFADRWLTVTQDGGTDWHGLMREIAEPIRAAVLDDARPPTGFAKDDDDDGLSLEETGLDDPRVEMIREVINEQILPYLQGDGGGLEIKALLEDQLMIRYEGACGTCPASTTGTLMAIENLIQEQVDPEITVVSV, encoded by the coding sequence ATGAAGATCGAAGAAATCGAGTACACGCCCAATCCGAACGCGGTGAAGTTCGTGCTCGACCAGCAGTTGACGCTCGGCGGAATGACCCGCTCGTTCGAGTCGCTGGAGAGCGCCGAGGGCGTCCCGCTGGCCAAGAAGATCTTGGAGATCGAGCACGTCCAGTCGGTCTTCTTCGCCGACCGGTGGCTCACCGTCACTCAGGACGGCGGCACCGACTGGCACGGCCTGATGCGCGAGATCGCCGAGCCCATCCGCGCGGCCGTCCTCGACGACGCTCGCCCGCCCACCGGCTTCGCCAAAGACGATGACGACGACGGCCTCTCCCTCGAGGAGACCGGCCTGGACGACCCGCGCGTCGAGATGATCCGCGAGGTCATCAACGAGCAGATCCTGCCGTACCTGCAGGGCGACGGCGGCGGCCTCGAGATCAAGGCGCTGCTCGAAGACCAGCTCATGATCCGCTACGAGGGCGCCTGCGGCACCTGCCCGGCCTCGACCACCGGCACGCTCATGGCCATCGAAAACCTCATCCAAGAGCAGGTCGACCCCGAGATCACGGTCGTGTCGGTCTGA
- the sufU gene encoding Fe-S cluster assembly sulfur transfer protein SufU: protein MNLRNLYQEVILDHNKNPRNFGELEEANRHAQGHNPLCGDSYEIAALVVDDEGRIEDIRFSGKGCAISKAAASMMTQHVKGKTVDDAETLIEEFRQMLTGKLDPEGNDRLRHLKVFAGVAQRPERVKCAVLPWHTLHAALEGQEEISTEGEHDPFGEE, encoded by the coding sequence ATGAACCTCCGAAATCTGTACCAAGAAGTCATCCTCGACCATAACAAGAACCCGCGTAATTTCGGCGAGCTCGAGGAGGCCAATCGCCACGCCCAGGGCCACAACCCGTTGTGTGGAGATAGCTACGAAATCGCCGCGCTCGTGGTCGACGACGAGGGTCGCATCGAGGACATCCGCTTTAGCGGAAAGGGCTGCGCCATCTCGAAGGCCGCCGCCTCGATGATGACCCAGCACGTCAAAGGCAAGACCGTCGACGATGCCGAAACCCTCATCGAGGAATTTCGCCAGATGCTCACCGGTAAACTCGACCCCGAGGGCAACGACCGGCTGCGCCACCTCAAGGTCTTCGCCGGCGTCGCCCAGCGCCCCGAACGCGTCAAATGCGCGGTCCTGCCGTGGCACACGCTGCACGCAGCGCTCGAGGGGCAGGAAGAAATCTCGACCGAAGGCGAGCATGATCCCTTCGGTGAAGAATAA
- a CDS encoding cysteine desulfurase, translating into MTLNELEQAVAEPRTHADRSDWTWEQIRAEFPVLRQSIDGHPLSYLDNAASSQMPQEVIDRLTWYQSAEHSNVHRGVHTLSQKATDAYEKAREKVARFINAPDSAQCIFTRGATEGVNLVMHGWGRKFVEEGDEIIVTALEHHANIVPWQMLCEEKGATLKVIPMTDAGELVVDELPTLLSDKTKMVCVSHVSNALGTVNPVEDIIEQAHAHGVPVLVDGCQAVPHMKVDVQALDADFYVFSGHKMCGPTGIGILYGKRELLEAMNPFMGGGDMIRTVTFEKTEYAPIPHKFEAGTPSILAVVGLGAAIDYLESIGMDRIARREAELLEYATQRIEELDFIRILGTAPNKASVISFEVLGVHPHDVGTILDTEGVAIRAGHHCAQPVMDRLGVPATARASLAFYNNKDDVDALIGALQTVKDIFG; encoded by the coding sequence ATGACACTCAACGAACTCGAACAAGCAGTAGCGGAACCCCGCACCCATGCGGACCGCTCCGACTGGACCTGGGAACAGATCCGCGCCGAGTTTCCGGTGCTGCGCCAGTCCATCGACGGCCACCCGCTGTCGTACCTGGACAACGCCGCCTCCAGCCAGATGCCCCAGGAGGTCATCGACCGGCTGACCTGGTACCAGTCCGCCGAGCACTCCAACGTGCACCGCGGCGTGCACACGCTCAGCCAGAAGGCGACCGACGCCTACGAGAAGGCCCGCGAGAAGGTCGCCCGCTTCATCAACGCCCCCGACAGCGCCCAGTGCATCTTCACGCGCGGCGCCACCGAGGGGGTCAACCTGGTGATGCACGGCTGGGGCCGAAAGTTCGTCGAGGAGGGCGACGAGATCATCGTCACGGCGCTGGAGCACCACGCCAACATCGTGCCCTGGCAGATGCTGTGCGAAGAGAAGGGCGCCACCCTCAAGGTCATCCCGATGACCGACGCCGGCGAACTCGTCGTCGACGAGCTGCCCACGCTGTTGAGCGACAAGACCAAGATGGTGTGCGTCTCGCACGTCTCCAACGCGCTCGGCACGGTCAACCCGGTCGAAGACATCATCGAGCAGGCCCACGCCCACGGCGTGCCCGTGCTCGTCGACGGCTGCCAGGCCGTGCCGCACATGAAGGTCGACGTGCAGGCGCTCGACGCCGACTTCTACGTCTTCTCGGGCCACAAGATGTGCGGCCCCACCGGCATCGGCATCCTGTACGGCAAGCGCGAGCTCCTCGAGGCGATGAACCCGTTTATGGGCGGCGGCGACATGATCCGCACCGTCACCTTCGAGAAGACGGAGTACGCGCCCATCCCGCACAAATTCGAAGCGGGCACCCCGTCGATCCTGGCGGTCGTGGGCCTGGGCGCGGCCATCGACTACCTCGAGAGCATCGGCATGGACCGCATCGCCCGGCGCGAGGCCGAGCTGCTCGAGTACGCAACCCAGCGCATCGAGGAGCTCGACTTCATCCGCATCTTGGGCACCGCCCCGAACAAGGCCTCGGTCATCTCGTTCGAGGTCCTGGGCGTCCACCCCCACGACGTGGGCACCATCCTCGACACCGAGGGCGTGGCCATCCGCGCCGGCCACCACTGCGCCCAGCCGGTCATGGACCGCCTCGGCGTGCCGGCCACCGCGCGCGCTTCGCTCGCGTTTTATAATAACAAGGACGACGTCGACGCGTTGATCGGGGCGCTTCAGACGGTCAAGGATATCTTTGGTTGA
- the sufD gene encoding Fe-S cluster assembly protein SufD: MAVTEKQQEISQAFADAVLGAESPEGSSLVAKVNAAAREHLAEVALPAPKDEEWRFVRLRPLTNTEFVPADEIDASVNEAMVADYAVPEAEGKQLVFVNGRFSTELSDTSGFADEVFVGNLAALDDAPAEVEERLGQIAGYYADDYFLNLNAAGFTDGAVVVVPKDTKVEGVVHLLYISTESSKAYAAHPRNLVLVGQGSKMTMVEDYVGPHSSTYFNNVVNEIAVDASATLHHTKVQRDGQAAYHIGRTAIDLERGATYNSQTISLGAKFSRYDVYANGDAEEIDCTLDGLAVLSGEQVSDTHTVMDHRKAHAGSHQLHKMVLDDKSHAVFNGKIFVQPKAQIIDAYQLNRTLLLSDDAKVNAKPQLEIFADDVKCTHGATIGQLEEDQFFYLKSRGLNERDARNMLVYAFAAEVIETIPVDSVKKALEDAVSQRTSMK; the protein is encoded by the coding sequence ATGGCAGTCACCGAAAAGCAGCAAGAAATTTCGCAGGCCTTCGCCGACGCCGTGCTCGGCGCCGAGTCCCCCGAGGGCTCGTCGCTCGTCGCCAAGGTGAACGCGGCGGCGCGTGAGCACCTCGCCGAGGTCGCGCTTCCGGCGCCCAAAGACGAGGAGTGGCGCTTCGTGCGGCTTCGTCCGCTCACGAACACCGAGTTCGTGCCCGCCGACGAGATCGACGCGTCGGTCAACGAAGCGATGGTCGCCGACTACGCGGTGCCCGAGGCCGAGGGCAAGCAGCTCGTGTTCGTCAACGGGCGCTTCTCGACCGAGCTCTCCGACACCTCCGGCTTTGCCGACGAGGTGTTCGTGGGCAACCTCGCCGCGCTCGACGACGCGCCGGCCGAGGTCGAAGAGCGTCTGGGCCAGATCGCCGGCTACTACGCCGACGACTACTTTTTGAACCTGAACGCCGCCGGCTTCACCGACGGCGCGGTCGTGGTCGTGCCCAAAGACACGAAGGTCGAGGGCGTGGTGCACCTGCTCTACATCTCGACCGAGTCGTCCAAGGCCTACGCCGCCCACCCGCGCAACCTGGTGCTGGTGGGGCAGGGCTCGAAGATGACGATGGTCGAAGACTACGTCGGCCCGCACTCGAGCACCTACTTCAACAACGTCGTCAACGAGATCGCCGTCGACGCCAGCGCCACGCTGCACCACACCAAGGTCCAGCGCGACGGCCAGGCCGCCTACCATATCGGGCGCACGGCCATCGACCTGGAGCGCGGGGCGACCTACAACTCGCAGACGATCTCGTTGGGCGCGAAGTTCTCGCGCTACGACGTCTACGCCAACGGCGACGCCGAGGAGATCGACTGCACGCTCGACGGCCTGGCGGTCTTGTCGGGCGAGCAGGTCTCGGACACCCACACGGTCATGGACCACCGCAAGGCGCACGCCGGCAGCCACCAGCTGCACAAGATGGTCCTCGACGACAAGTCGCACGCGGTGTTCAACGGCAAGATCTTCGTGCAGCCCAAGGCCCAGATCATCGACGCCTACCAGCTCAACCGCACGCTGTTGTTGAGCGACGACGCCAAGGTCAACGCCAAGCCGCAGCTCGAGATCTTCGCCGACGACGTCAAGTGCACCCACGGGGCGACCATCGGCCAGCTCGAAGAAGACCAGTTCTTCTACCTGAAGAGCCGCGGCCTGAACGAGCGCGACGCACGCAACATGCTCGTCTACGCGTTCGCCGCCGAGGTCATCGAGACGATCCCGGTCGACTCGGTCAAAAAAGCACTGGAGGACGCCGTCTCACAACGGACCTCCATGAAATAA
- the sufC gene encoding Fe-S cluster assembly ATPase SufC yields MLEVKNLHVTVEDAEILKGIDLTVNAGEIHAIMGPNGSGKSTFAKVLAGHPAYEITEGDIVYKGESILEMEPEERAQAGVFLAFQYPVEVPGVSNAAFLRQAYNSIREARGEDTLDPLQFDDHVRERLGLVDMAPEMLDRSVNVGFSGGEKKRNEILQMAVLEPALALLDETDSGLDIDALRTVADGINKLHGDDDAVVMVTHYQRLLNYITPDVVHVMVDGRIAKSGSKELALELEERGYDWVIKEVKGS; encoded by the coding sequence ATGTTGGAAGTCAAGAATCTGCATGTGACGGTCGAGGATGCCGAGATTCTCAAGGGCATCGACCTGACGGTCAACGCGGGCGAAATTCACGCCATCATGGGCCCCAACGGCTCGGGCAAGTCGACGTTCGCCAAGGTGCTCGCCGGCCATCCGGCCTATGAGATCACCGAGGGCGACATCGTCTACAAGGGCGAGAGCATCCTCGAGATGGAGCCCGAAGAGCGCGCGCAGGCCGGCGTCTTCCTGGCGTTCCAGTACCCCGTCGAAGTCCCCGGCGTGAGTAACGCGGCGTTTTTGCGCCAGGCGTACAACAGCATCCGCGAGGCGCGCGGCGAGGACACCCTCGACCCGTTGCAGTTCGACGACCACGTGCGCGAGCGCCTCGGCCTGGTCGACATGGCCCCCGAGATGCTCGACCGCAGCGTCAACGTCGGCTTCTCCGGCGGTGAGAAAAAGCGCAACGAGATCCTGCAGATGGCCGTGCTCGAGCCGGCGCTCGCGCTGCTCGACGAGACCGACTCGGGCCTCGACATCGACGCGCTGCGCACCGTCGCCGACGGCATCAACAAGCTGCACGGCGACGACGACGCCGTGGTGATGGTCACCCACTATCAGCGTCTCCTGAACTACATCACCCCGGACGTCGTCCACGTGATGGTCGACGGACGCATCGCCAAGTCGGGCAGCAAAGAGCTCGCTCTCGAGCTCGAAGAGCGCGGCTACGACTGGGTCATCAAGGAAGTCAAGGGTAGCTGA
- the sufB gene encoding Fe-S cluster assembly protein SufB, with protein sequence MSSEIKSMMDQPYKYGFSADIETDTLPPGLNEDVVRAISAKKEEPEWMLEFRLKAFRHWKKMVEPDWPNVSYEKPDFDAISYYSAPKQMPKKKSLDEVDPKILEVYEKLGVPINEQKMFQNVAVDAVFDSVSVVTTFQEQLKEAGVVFMSISEAIREHPELVKEHIGTVVPYTDNFYATLNSAVFSDGTFVYVPKGVTCPMELSTYFRMNAQHTGQFERTLIICEDDAYVSYLEGCTAPQYDENQLHAAVVELIAKDNAEIKYSTVQNWYAGDEEGTGGIFNFVTKRGLCDGVNSKISWTQVETGSAITWKYPSCILKGDNSIGEFYSVALTNNKQQADTGTKMIHLGNNTRSKIISKGISAGKSQNSYRGQVKVAPGAKNARNYSECDSMLIGDECGAHTFPYLDVQNPSAQVEHEATTSRIGEEQLFYFQQRGIDEEDAISMIISGFCKDVFHELPMEFAVEARKLLGLKLEGSVG encoded by the coding sequence ATGAGCTCCGAAATCAAATCGATGATGGACCAGCCGTATAAGTACGGCTTCTCGGCAGACATCGAAACCGACACGCTGCCCCCCGGACTCAATGAGGACGTGGTGCGCGCTATTTCGGCCAAAAAGGAGGAGCCCGAGTGGATGCTCGAGTTCCGCCTCAAGGCGTTCCGCCATTGGAAAAAGATGGTCGAGCCCGACTGGCCGAACGTGTCCTACGAAAAGCCCGACTTCGACGCCATCAGCTACTACTCGGCGCCGAAGCAGATGCCCAAGAAGAAGAGCCTCGACGAGGTCGACCCCAAGATCCTCGAGGTCTACGAGAAGCTGGGCGTGCCGATCAACGAGCAGAAGATGTTCCAGAACGTGGCCGTCGACGCCGTCTTCGACAGCGTCTCGGTGGTCACCACCTTCCAGGAGCAGCTCAAAGAGGCGGGCGTGGTCTTCATGTCGATCTCCGAGGCGATTCGGGAGCATCCCGAGCTCGTCAAAGAGCATATCGGCACCGTGGTGCCGTACACCGACAACTTCTACGCCACGCTCAACTCGGCGGTCTTCTCCGACGGCACCTTCGTCTACGTGCCCAAGGGCGTGACCTGCCCGATGGAGCTGTCGACGTATTTCCGCATGAACGCCCAGCACACCGGCCAGTTCGAGCGCACGCTGATCATCTGCGAAGATGACGCGTACGTGAGCTACCTGGAGGGGTGCACCGCGCCGCAATACGACGAGAACCAGCTGCACGCAGCCGTCGTCGAGCTCATCGCCAAGGACAACGCCGAGATCAAGTACTCGACGGTCCAGAACTGGTACGCCGGCGACGAAGAGGGCACCGGCGGTATCTTCAACTTCGTGACCAAGCGTGGCCTGTGCGACGGGGTCAACTCCAAGATCTCGTGGACCCAGGTCGAGACCGGCTCGGCGATCACCTGGAAGTACCCCAGCTGCATCCTCAAGGGCGACAACTCCATCGGCGAGTTCTACTCGGTGGCGCTGACGAACAACAAGCAGCAGGCCGACACCGGCACCAAGATGATCCACCTGGGCAACAACACCCGCTCGAAGATCATCTCCAAGGGCATCTCGGCCGGCAAATCGCAGAACAGCTACCGCGGCCAGGTCAAAGTGGCCCCGGGCGCCAAGAACGCGCGCAACTACTCGGAGTGCGACTCGATGCTCATCGGCGACGAGTGCGGGGCCCATACCTTCCCGTACCTCGACGTGCAGAACCCGAGCGCCCAGGTCGAGCACGAGGCGACCACCTCGCGCATCGGCGAAGAGCAGTTGTTCTACTTCCAGCAGCGCGGCATCGACGAAGAAGACGCCATCTCGATGATCATCAGCGGCTTCTGCAAGGACGTCTTCCACGAGCTCCCCATGGAGTTCGCCGTCGAGGCGCGCAAGCTGCTCGGACTCAAGCTCGAAGGCTCGGTAGGCTAA
- a CDS encoding RrF2 family transcriptional regulator has product MRITAVEEYGLRCLLRVAPHSEEEPVSAQSIAELEGMSIPYTQKILRILSQGGLVDSKRGAYGGYYATRPIDDISLGDVMRALGGFIEVDDLCERHTGEREVCCNANNCTIRPVWSHISEFVMATMDQIPLSVLAEDEHAVRRHLANLTIGDTTGEANPQATASNQQLAN; this is encoded by the coding sequence ATGAGAATCACCGCTGTCGAAGAATATGGCCTGCGCTGTTTGTTGCGCGTGGCACCGCACTCCGAAGAGGAGCCGGTGTCTGCGCAGAGCATCGCCGAATTGGAGGGGATGAGCATCCCCTACACCCAGAAGATCTTGCGCATTTTGTCGCAGGGTGGGCTGGTCGACTCCAAGCGCGGCGCCTACGGAGGCTACTACGCCACGCGACCCATCGACGATATCTCGCTGGGCGACGTGATGCGTGCTCTGGGCGGTTTTATCGAGGTCGACGACTTGTGCGAGCGCCACACCGGCGAGCGTGAAGTGTGTTGCAACGCGAACAATTGCACCATTCGGCCGGTCTGGTCGCATATCTCCGAATTTGTGATGGCGACCATGGACCAGATTCCCTTGAGCGTGCTGGCCGAAGACGAACACGCGGTGCGGCGCCACCTCGCCAATCTGACCATTGGCGACACGACAGGTGAAGCGAACCCCCAGGCAACTGCATCTAACCAGCAGCTTGCCAACTGA